A genomic window from Streptomyces brevispora includes:
- a CDS encoding alpha/beta fold hydrolase, whose product MSRPPTFAPPPCTRARVLHTSRGDFAVLDASPSTAPRGTALLLPGFGGSKEDFIAMLEPLAAAGYRAVAVDGRGQYETDGTDRQETYAQGELARDVLAQTAALELGDGAVQLLGHSLGGLIARAAAILDPAPFRSLTLMSSGPAEVVEGQQIRLKILCDALATMSMDRVWKAMRAFDPPVEAETDGGEDLRRRWMRHRPAQLIATGRQLATEPDRVAEVAATGLPVHVISGERDDAWPVPRLDGMADRLGARRTRIGGAEHSPNTDRPEPTAAALVSFWDSL is encoded by the coding sequence ATGAGCCGGCCACCCACCTTCGCCCCGCCCCCCTGCACCCGTGCCCGTGTGCTGCACACCTCGCGCGGGGACTTCGCCGTGCTGGACGCCTCCCCGTCCACCGCACCACGCGGCACCGCTCTCCTGCTGCCCGGCTTCGGCGGCAGCAAGGAGGACTTCATCGCGATGCTGGAACCGCTCGCCGCCGCCGGCTACCGTGCCGTCGCGGTCGACGGGCGCGGGCAGTACGAGACCGACGGAACGGACCGCCAGGAGACCTACGCACAGGGCGAGTTGGCCCGCGACGTGCTCGCACAGACGGCCGCACTGGAGCTCGGTGACGGCGCGGTCCAGCTGCTCGGGCACTCGCTCGGCGGGCTGATCGCCCGCGCCGCGGCCATCCTCGACCCCGCGCCGTTCCGGTCGCTGACCCTGATGTCATCCGGGCCCGCAGAGGTCGTCGAGGGCCAGCAGATCAGGCTGAAGATCCTCTGCGACGCGCTCGCGACCATGAGCATGGACCGGGTCTGGAAGGCCATGCGCGCCTTCGACCCGCCCGTCGAGGCCGAGACGGACGGAGGCGAGGACCTGCGGCGGCGCTGGATGCGCCACCGGCCCGCCCAGCTGATCGCCACCGGCCGCCAACTGGCCACCGAGCCCGACCGGGTCGCCGAGGTCGCCGCCACCGGGCTGCCGGTCCATGTGATCTCCGGCGAGCGCGACGACGCCTGGCCGGTGCCTCGACTCGACGGGATGGCAGACCGGCTGGGCGCCCGCCGGACCCGGATCGGGGGCGCCGAGCACTCCCCCAACACGGACCGGCCGGAGCCGACAGCGGCCGCGCTCGTCTCCTTCTGGGACAGCCTGTAG
- a CDS encoding DUF1003 domain-containing protein, translating into MAGEDRSRTSNGSTALTRTPRSRLDQPKDPRRRLLPEYDPEAFGRFSERIARFLGTGRFIVWMTLIIIVWVVWNIYAPEKLRFDEYPFIFLTLMLSLQASYAAPLILLAQNRQDDRDRVTHEQDRAQNERSIADTEFLTREIAALRMGLGEVATRDWIRSELEDLVRDLDDRRAPSRAEGDENR; encoded by the coding sequence GTGGCCGGTGAGGACCGCTCCAGGACGTCGAACGGCTCGACGGCCCTGACCCGCACCCCCAGGAGCCGGCTCGACCAGCCGAAGGACCCGCGGCGCCGGCTGCTGCCGGAGTACGACCCCGAGGCGTTCGGCCGGTTCTCGGAGCGGATCGCACGGTTCCTGGGGACCGGGCGGTTCATCGTCTGGATGACGCTGATCATCATCGTGTGGGTGGTGTGGAACATCTACGCGCCGGAGAAGCTCCGGTTCGACGAGTACCCGTTCATCTTCCTGACCCTGATGCTCTCCCTCCAGGCCTCGTACGCGGCCCCGCTGATCCTGCTCGCGCAGAACCGGCAGGACGACCGCGACCGGGTCACCCACGAGCAGGACCGCGCCCAGAACGAACGCTCCATCGCCGACACCGAGTTCCTGACCAGGGAGATCGCGGCGCTGCGGATGGGCCTCGGGGAGGTCGCCACCCGCGACTGGATCCGCTCCGAGCTGGAGGACCTGGTGAGGGACCTGGACGACCGCCGGGCACCGTCCCGGGCCGAGGGCGACGAAAACCGCTGA
- a CDS encoding MFS transporter encodes MQGEDPFDSGSVSILRQPKAVWATAGASVVAFMGIGLVDPILPSIAKGLEATPSQVSLLFTSYFLITAFAMLVTGFVSSRIGGRKTLLAGLALVVVFAALSGTSSSVAELVGFRAGWGLGNALFVSTALAVIVGAAAGGSSAAILLYESALGLGMACGPLLGALLGDASWRYPFFGTAALMAIGFVCITAFLKEQPRPAEKTSLLDPVKALGHRGLASVATSAFFYNYAFFTILAFTPFVLNMSPYKSGAVFFAWGLLLAVFSVVVAPRLQKRFGSVNVVGASLVLLAADLVILGYGSHTTAIVCTIASGAFIGMNNTVYTELALGVSDAPRPVASAGYNFVRWFAAAAAPYLAPKIEEWSNIHTPFVVAAASALVGAVVISVRRSALIHEAAELEPKHATEDGVTAFAD; translated from the coding sequence ATGCAGGGAGAGGACCCGTTCGACTCAGGATCGGTCAGCATCCTGCGCCAGCCGAAGGCCGTCTGGGCCACAGCGGGCGCCTCGGTTGTCGCGTTCATGGGAATCGGCCTGGTGGACCCGATTCTGCCGTCCATCGCCAAGGGCCTGGAGGCGACGCCGAGCCAGGTGTCCCTGCTCTTCACCTCGTACTTCCTGATCACCGCATTCGCGATGCTGGTCACCGGTTTCGTCTCCAGCCGCATCGGCGGGCGCAAGACGCTGCTGGCCGGCCTGGCGCTCGTCGTGGTCTTCGCCGCGCTCTCCGGCACCTCGTCCTCCGTCGCGGAACTCGTCGGCTTCCGGGCGGGCTGGGGTCTGGGCAACGCCCTCTTCGTATCGACCGCGCTCGCCGTGATCGTCGGCGCGGCGGCGGGCGGCAGCTCGGCGGCGATCCTGCTGTACGAGTCGGCGCTCGGCCTCGGCATGGCCTGCGGGCCGCTGCTCGGCGCCCTGCTCGGTGACGCCAGTTGGCGGTACCCGTTCTTCGGCACGGCCGCGCTGATGGCGATCGGCTTCGTCTGCATCACGGCGTTCCTCAAGGAACAGCCCAGGCCGGCCGAGAAGACCTCACTGCTCGACCCGGTCAAGGCGCTCGGCCACCGCGGGCTCGCCTCCGTCGCCACCTCGGCGTTCTTCTACAACTACGCGTTCTTCACGATCCTGGCGTTCACGCCGTTCGTGCTGAACATGTCGCCGTACAAGTCCGGCGCCGTCTTCTTCGCCTGGGGCCTGCTGCTCGCGGTCTTCTCGGTGGTCGTCGCACCGAGGCTGCAGAAGCGCTTCGGCTCGGTCAACGTGGTCGGTGCCTCGCTGGTGCTGCTCGCCGCCGACCTGGTGATCCTCGGCTACGGCAGCCACACCACGGCCATCGTCTGCACGATCGCCTCCGGCGCCTTCATCGGCATGAACAACACCGTCTACACGGAGCTGGCGCTCGGGGTGTCCGACGCACCTCGCCCGGTGGCCAGCGCCGGCTACAACTTCGTCCGCTGGTTCGCCGCGGCCGCGGCGCCCTACCTGGCGCCGAAGATCGAGGAGTGGAGCAACATCCACACCCCGTTCGTGGTCGCCGCCGCCTCCGCGCTCGTCGGCGCGGTCGTCATCTCGGTCCGGCGCTCCGCTCTGATCCACGAGGCGGCGGAGCTGGAACCGAAGCACGCCACCGAGGACGGCGTCACGGCCTTCGCCGACTGA
- a CDS encoding MarC family protein, with product MFDVAVFGSLFLTLFVIMDPPGITPIFLALTAGRPAKMQRKMALQAVSVAFGVIAVFGVLGQQILDYLHVSVPALMIAGGLLLLLIALDLLTGKTDEPTQTKDVNVALVPLGMPLLAGPGAIVSVILAVQHADSVGSQISVWTAIVAMHIVLWLTMRYSLLIIRVIKDGGVVLVTRLAGMMLSAIAVQQIINGVTQVIQGA from the coding sequence GTGTTCGACGTCGCTGTCTTCGGATCCCTTTTTCTCACGCTTTTTGTGATTATGGATCCGCCCGGAATCACCCCGATCTTCCTGGCCCTCACCGCCGGCCGACCCGCCAAGATGCAGCGCAAGATGGCACTGCAGGCGGTCTCCGTCGCCTTCGGCGTGATCGCCGTCTTCGGCGTGCTCGGCCAGCAGATCCTGGACTACCTGCATGTCTCCGTACCCGCGCTGATGATCGCGGGCGGACTGCTCCTGCTGCTGATCGCGCTGGATCTGCTGACCGGCAAGACCGACGAGCCGACGCAGACCAAGGACGTCAACGTGGCGCTCGTGCCCCTGGGCATGCCGCTGCTCGCCGGTCCCGGCGCGATCGTCTCGGTGATCCTCGCCGTGCAGCACGCCGACAGCGTGGGGAGCCAGATCTCGGTCTGGACGGCGATCGTGGCCATGCACATCGTGCTCTGGCTGACCATGCGCTACTCGCTGCTGATCATCCGGGTCATCAAGGACGGCGGCGTCGTGCTGGTCACCAGGCTGGCCGGAATGATGCTGTCGGCCATCGCCGTGCAGCAGATCATCAACGGTGTCACCCAGGTCATCCAGGGCGCCTGA
- a CDS encoding magnesium transporter MgtE N-terminal domain-containing protein produces the protein MSGGTTRVFVSHLSGVPVFDPNGDQVGRLRDLVAMLRVGGRPPRLLGIVVEVVSRRRIFLPMTRVTGIESGQVITTGVVNMRRFEQRPTERLVLGEFLDRRVSLVETGEEVTILDVAIQQLPARRDWEIDKYFVRKGRGGALRRKGETLTVEWSAVSGFSLEEHGQGTESLVATFETLRPTDVANALHHLSPKRRAEVAAALDDDRLADVLEELPEDDQVEIIGKLQEERAADVLEAMDPDDAADLLSELPEADKERLLTLMRPDDAADVRRLMSYEERTAGGLMTTEPIILRPDATVAEALARVRRSDLSPALAAQVYVCRSPDETPTGKYLGTVHFQRLLRVPPFTLVSSIVDSDLVALPPGTPLSVVTSYLAAYNLVSVPVVDESGSLLGAVTVDDVLDHLLPDDWRETNFHDHEGELRGR, from the coding sequence ATGTCAGGAGGAACGACCCGGGTCTTCGTCTCGCACCTCTCCGGCGTGCCGGTCTTCGACCCCAACGGCGACCAGGTGGGACGCCTCCGCGACCTGGTCGCGATGCTCCGGGTCGGCGGCCGGCCGCCCCGGCTGCTCGGCATCGTCGTCGAGGTGGTGAGCCGGCGCCGGATCTTCCTCCCGATGACCCGGGTGACGGGCATCGAGTCGGGACAGGTCATCACCACGGGCGTGGTCAACATGCGGCGCTTCGAACAGCGGCCCACCGAACGCCTGGTGCTCGGCGAGTTCCTCGACCGGCGGGTCAGCCTGGTGGAGACCGGCGAGGAGGTCACCATCCTCGACGTCGCGATCCAGCAGCTGCCGGCCCGCCGCGACTGGGAGATCGACAAGTACTTCGTGCGCAAGGGCAGGGGCGGCGCGCTGCGCCGCAAGGGCGAGACCCTGACGGTCGAGTGGTCGGCGGTCAGCGGCTTCTCGCTGGAGGAGCACGGGCAGGGCACGGAGTCGCTGGTCGCCACGTTCGAGACGCTGCGCCCGACCGATGTGGCCAACGCCCTGCACCACCTCTCCCCGAAGCGGCGGGCGGAGGTGGCCGCCGCACTCGACGACGACCGGCTCGCCGACGTCCTGGAGGAGCTCCCCGAGGACGACCAGGTGGAGATCATCGGCAAGCTGCAGGAGGAGCGCGCGGCGGACGTCCTGGAGGCGATGGACCCCGACGACGCGGCCGACCTGCTGTCCGAGCTGCCCGAGGCGGACAAGGAGCGGCTGCTGACGCTGATGCGCCCGGACGACGCGGCCGATGTGCGGCGCCTCATGTCGTACGAGGAGCGGACCGCGGGCGGCCTGATGACCACCGAACCGATCATCCTGCGCCCGGACGCGACGGTCGCCGAAGCCCTCGCCCGGGTCCGCCGGTCGGACCTGTCCCCGGCGCTCGCCGCCCAGGTGTACGTGTGCCGGTCCCCGGACGAGACCCCGACCGGGAAGTACCTGGGCACGGTGCACTTCCAGCGGCTGCTGCGGGTCCCGCCGTTCACCCTGGTCAGCTCGATCGTCGACAGCGATCTGGTGGCGCTGCCGCCGGGCACCCCGCTGTCGGTGGTGACCAGCTATCTGGCGGCGTACAACCTGGTCTCGGTGCCCGTGGTGGACGAGAGCGGCTCGCTGCTCGGCGCGGTGACCGTCGACGACGTGCTCGACCACCTGCTGCCCGACGACTGGCGGGAGACCAACTTCCACGACCACGAGGGAGAGCTCCGTGGCCGGTGA
- a CDS encoding magnesium and cobalt transport protein CorA — MSMIRDLRAVVRPSLRKTNTLHSSYDTTRDPSASSAVVDCAVYRDGRRLAEVDGTCRTPHEAMLRVREQGGFAWIGLHEPTEEEFAGIAREFGLHPLAVEDAVHAHQRPKLERYDDTLFTVFKTIHYVEHAELTATSQVVETGEVMCFTGRDFVITVRHGGHGSLRALRHRLQDDPELLAKGPSAVLHSIADHVVDGYIAVAGAVQEDIDEVEIEVFSTPDKGSPRGSDAGRIYQLKREVLEFKRAVSPLLRPMQLLSERPMRLIDPDIQKYFRDVADHLVRVQEEVIGFDELLNSILQANLAQATVAQNEDMRKITSWAAIIAVPTMICGVYGMNFKHMPELRWTYGYPMVMGCIGVVCFSIHRILKRNGWL; from the coding sequence ATGTCGATGATCCGTGACCTGCGCGCCGTGGTGCGCCCGTCCCTGCGCAAGACCAACACCCTGCACAGCAGTTACGACACCACCCGCGACCCGTCCGCCTCCAGCGCTGTCGTCGACTGCGCGGTCTACCGCGACGGACGCCGCCTCGCGGAGGTGGACGGCACCTGCCGTACGCCGCACGAGGCGATGCTCCGGGTACGGGAACAGGGCGGCTTCGCCTGGATCGGCCTCCACGAGCCCACCGAGGAGGAATTCGCGGGTATCGCCCGGGAGTTCGGGCTCCACCCGCTGGCCGTCGAGGACGCCGTGCACGCCCACCAGCGGCCGAAGCTGGAGCGGTACGACGACACCCTGTTCACCGTCTTCAAAACCATCCACTACGTCGAGCACGCCGAGCTGACCGCGACCAGCCAGGTCGTGGAGACCGGCGAGGTGATGTGCTTCACCGGCCGGGACTTCGTCATCACCGTGCGGCACGGCGGCCACGGCTCGCTGCGCGCGCTGCGCCACCGGCTCCAGGACGACCCCGAACTGCTCGCCAAAGGGCCCTCGGCGGTCCTGCACTCCATCGCCGACCATGTCGTCGACGGGTACATCGCGGTAGCGGGCGCGGTGCAGGAGGACATCGACGAGGTGGAGATCGAGGTCTTCTCCACCCCGGACAAGGGCAGCCCGCGCGGTTCGGACGCGGGCCGGATCTACCAGCTGAAGCGCGAGGTGCTGGAGTTCAAGCGGGCCGTGTCGCCGCTGCTGCGCCCGATGCAACTGCTCAGCGAGCGGCCGATGCGGCTGATCGACCCGGACATCCAGAAGTACTTCCGGGACGTCGCCGACCACCTCGTCCGGGTACAGGAAGAGGTCATCGGCTTCGACGAGCTCCTCAACTCCATCCTCCAGGCCAACCTGGCGCAGGCGACCGTCGCGCAGAACGAGGACATGCGCAAGATCACGTCCTGGGCGGCCATCATCGCCGTTCCGACGATGATCTGCGGGGTCTACGGCATGAACTTCAAGCACATGCCGGAGCTGCGCTGGACCTACGGCTATCCGATGGTGATGGGCTGCATCGGGGTGGTCTGTTTCTCGATCCACCGCATACTCAAGCGCAACGGCTGGCTCTGA
- a CDS encoding Mrp/NBP35 family ATP-binding protein, whose product MATEDAVLEALATVNDPEIHRPITELGMVKSVEIDPDGVVAVTVYLTVSGCPMRETITKNVTDAVARVEGVSRVEVTLDVMSDEQRKELATSLRGGTAEREVPFAQPGSLTRVYAVASGKGGVGKSSVTVNLAAAMAADGLKVGVVDADIYGHSVPRMLGADGKPTQVENMIMPPSAHGVKVISIGMFTPGNAPVVWRGPMLHRALQQFLADVYWGDLDVLLLDLPPGTGDIAISVAQLVPNAEILVVTTPQQAAAEVAERAGSIAVQTHQKIVGVVENMSGMPCPHCDEMVHVFGSGGGARVAEGLTRTVGAEVPVLGSIPIDVRLREGGDEGKPVVLSDPDSPAGQALRSIADKLSGRRRGLSGMSLGITPRNKF is encoded by the coding sequence ATGGCTACGGAAGACGCGGTGCTTGAGGCACTGGCGACAGTGAACGACCCGGAGATCCACCGCCCGATCACCGAGCTGGGCATGGTGAAATCGGTCGAGATCGATCCTGACGGTGTAGTCGCTGTCACGGTGTATCTCACAGTTTCCGGCTGTCCGATGCGCGAGACGATCACCAAGAACGTGACCGACGCGGTGGCCCGCGTCGAAGGGGTGTCACGGGTGGAGGTCACACTCGACGTGATGAGCGACGAGCAGCGCAAGGAGCTGGCGACCTCGCTGCGCGGCGGCACGGCCGAGCGCGAGGTGCCGTTCGCCCAGCCCGGCTCGCTGACCCGGGTGTACGCGGTCGCCTCCGGCAAGGGCGGCGTCGGCAAGTCGTCGGTGACCGTGAACCTGGCGGCCGCGATGGCCGCCGACGGCCTCAAGGTCGGCGTCGTGGACGCGGACATCTACGGGCACAGCGTGCCCCGGATGCTCGGTGCGGACGGCAAGCCGACCCAGGTCGAGAACATGATCATGCCGCCGTCCGCGCACGGCGTGAAGGTCATCTCCATCGGCATGTTCACCCCGGGCAACGCCCCCGTGGTGTGGCGCGGCCCGATGCTGCACCGCGCGCTCCAGCAGTTCCTCGCCGATGTGTACTGGGGCGATCTGGACGTCCTGCTGCTCGACCTGCCGCCGGGCACCGGTGACATCGCGATCTCCGTGGCCCAGCTGGTGCCGAACGCGGAGATCCTGGTCGTCACGACCCCGCAGCAGGCCGCGGCCGAGGTCGCCGAGCGGGCCGGCTCGATCGCCGTACAGACCCATCAGAAGATCGTCGGCGTCGTCGAGAACATGTCGGGCATGCCGTGCCCGCACTGCGACGAGATGGTCCACGTGTTCGGCTCGGGCGGCGGCGCCCGGGTCGCCGAGGGTCTGACGAGGACGGTCGGCGCGGAGGTGCCGGTGCTCGGCTCCATCCCGATCGACGTACGGCTGCGGGAGGGCGGCGACGAGGGCAAGCCGGTCGTCCTGTCCGACCCCGACTCCCCGGCGGGCCAGGCGCTGCGCTCCATCGCGGACAAGCTGAGCGGCCGCCGGCGCGGCCTGTCAGGCATGTCCCTGGGAATCACCCCGCGCAACAAGTTCTGA
- a CDS encoding DUF6758 family protein, with the protein MRGEPSCPKCGGRVKAPGFFDDTWQCDVHGSVHPMQPVVPPGVEALEVVVQRARVPVWMPWPVPVGWLFTGVACAGDDRSGGRATAVACSGPGPFGGVGELLLVAEELGVGLGARYAGIDGPDPGPYLRVDGAPDVKVLAAGRPTPLWRVKGTPADRAVFAGEACGLWLWAVVWPEQSGLLMYDELVLTDLRDAGGEADLVPCGALTPRLLSGP; encoded by the coding sequence ATGAGGGGCGAACCAAGTTGCCCGAAGTGCGGAGGCCGGGTGAAGGCGCCCGGTTTCTTCGACGACACCTGGCAGTGCGATGTGCACGGCAGTGTGCACCCGATGCAGCCGGTGGTCCCGCCCGGCGTCGAGGCGCTCGAAGTCGTGGTGCAGCGTGCCCGGGTGCCGGTGTGGATGCCCTGGCCGGTGCCGGTGGGCTGGCTCTTCACCGGTGTGGCGTGCGCGGGCGACGACCGCAGTGGCGGCCGGGCCACCGCCGTCGCCTGCTCCGGACCGGGGCCGTTCGGCGGTGTCGGTGAGCTGCTGCTCGTGGCCGAGGAGCTCGGCGTCGGACTCGGTGCGCGGTACGCCGGAATCGACGGCCCCGACCCGGGCCCGTATCTGCGGGTGGACGGGGCGCCGGACGTCAAGGTGCTCGCCGCCGGACGGCCGACCCCGCTCTGGCGGGTGAAGGGCACCCCCGCCGACCGGGCGGTCTTCGCGGGCGAGGCGTGCGGCCTGTGGCTCTGGGCGGTCGTCTGGCCCGAGCAGTCCGGACTCCTGATGTACGACGAACTGGTGCTGACCGATCTGCGCGACGCCGGGGGAGAGGCCGACCTGGTGCCCTGCGGCGCGCTCACGCCCCGGCTGCTGAGCGGGCCCTGA
- a CDS encoding suppressor of fused domain protein: MAEILALVEARLRTALGEPDARAAVTFLGTDRIEVLRFIDGDVVRYATLGMSAQPMADPTEALADPVKGPRAELVLSVRAGLADTDQVLRKLAVLAASPQVEGLIVAPGASLDLGEPLWPEAPFSSVLVAESGGLVEDLELDAPMEPVRFLPLLPMTHNEAAWKRVRGAQELQERWLARGTDLRDPLRAAVALD, from the coding sequence ATGGCAGAAATTCTTGCTCTGGTCGAGGCACGTCTGCGGACAGCCCTGGGTGAACCGGACGCACGCGCGGCAGTGACGTTTCTCGGTACGGACCGGATCGAGGTGCTCCGGTTCATCGACGGCGACGTGGTGAGGTACGCCACGCTCGGCATGTCCGCGCAGCCGATGGCCGACCCGACCGAGGCCCTCGCCGACCCCGTGAAGGGGCCGCGGGCCGAGCTGGTCCTCTCGGTGCGGGCCGGCCTCGCCGACACCGACCAGGTGCTGCGCAAGCTCGCCGTGCTGGCGGCCTCGCCGCAGGTGGAGGGGTTGATCGTGGCCCCAGGCGCCTCGCTGGACCTCGGTGAACCGCTGTGGCCGGAAGCACCGTTCAGCTCGGTGCTCGTCGCCGAGTCCGGAGGGCTGGTCGAGGATCTGGAGCTGGACGCGCCCATGGAGCCGGTGCGGTTCCTGCCGCTGCTGCCGATGACGCACAACGAGGCGGCCTGGAAGCGGGTCCGGGGCGCGCAGGAGCTCCAGGAGCGGTGGCTGGCACGGGGGACGGACCTGCGCGATCCGCTGCGCGCCGCGGTGGCCCTGGACTGA
- a CDS encoding NYN domain-containing protein, giving the protein MNEAEIGERLDRANELLQRMLAEVSKTPSTHAIFVDAGYVYAAAGLLVTGTEDRRSFDLDSEGLIEAFIDKARTIFADSRLLRVYWYDGARRRIHTVEQQSIAELPDVKVRLGNLNANNQQKGVDSLIRTDLESLARHRAISDAALVGGDEDLVSAVEAAQGYGARVHLWGIEAGEGRNQAEPLLWEVDSQRTFDLDFCRPYVTRRPVTTYEDDSPAPSRDDVRFVGAQIAAAWLSARGRESLADLLPGHPYLPGSVDQDLLVEAERLLQHSLRGHAHLRRALRDGFWQHLQSQY; this is encoded by the coding sequence ATGAACGAGGCAGAGATCGGCGAACGCCTGGACCGCGCCAACGAGCTGCTCCAGCGCATGCTCGCCGAGGTGTCGAAGACCCCCTCCACCCACGCGATCTTCGTGGACGCGGGCTATGTGTACGCCGCGGCCGGGCTGCTCGTCACCGGCACCGAGGACCGGCGCTCCTTCGACCTCGACTCGGAAGGACTGATCGAGGCCTTCATCGACAAGGCCCGCACGATCTTCGCGGACAGCAGACTGCTGCGCGTGTACTGGTACGACGGAGCCAGGCGCCGGATCCACACCGTCGAGCAGCAGTCCATCGCGGAACTCCCCGACGTCAAGGTCAGACTGGGCAACCTCAACGCCAACAACCAGCAGAAGGGCGTCGATTCACTCATCCGCACCGACCTCGAATCCCTCGCCCGCCACCGCGCGATCAGCGACGCCGCGCTCGTCGGCGGCGACGAGGACCTGGTGTCGGCCGTCGAGGCCGCACAGGGGTACGGGGCCCGCGTCCACCTGTGGGGCATCGAGGCCGGAGAAGGCCGCAACCAGGCCGAACCGCTGCTCTGGGAGGTCGACAGCCAGCGCACCTTCGACCTCGACTTCTGCCGCCCGTACGTGACCAGGCGCCCCGTCACCACCTACGAGGACGACTCCCCGGCGCCCTCGCGCGACGACGTCCGCTTCGTCGGTGCGCAGATCGCCGCGGCCTGGCTCTCCGCCCGCGGCCGCGAATCCCTTGCCGACCTGCTCCCCGGGCACCCGTATCTGCCCGGCTCCGTCGACCAGGACCTGCTGGTCGAGGCCGAACGCCTGCTCCAGCACTCGTTGCGCGGCCACGCCCATCTGCGGCGGGCGCTGCGCGACGGCTTCTGGCAGCACCTTCAGTCGCAGTACTGA
- a CDS encoding PHP domain-containing protein, protein MRIDLHTHSTASDGTDTPAELVLNAAAAGLGVVALTDHDTVRGHAEAVAALPEGLTLVTGTELSCRLDGVGLHMLAYLFDPDEPEFARERELVRDDRVPRARTMVRTLQELGVPVEWEHVARIAGDGSVGRPHIATALVELGVVPTVSDAFTPQWLADGGRAHAQKHELDPFDAIRLVKAAGGVTVLAHPAAVKRGRVVSESSIAELAAAGLDGIEVDHMDHDEPTRARLRGLARELGLLTTGSSDYHGSRKTVRLGENATDPEIYGEITRRATGAFPVPGAGGPLAP, encoded by the coding sequence GTGCGCATAGACCTGCACACCCACTCCACCGCGTCGGACGGTACGGACACCCCCGCCGAGCTGGTGCTGAACGCCGCCGCCGCGGGCCTGGGCGTCGTCGCCCTCACCGACCACGACACGGTCCGCGGGCACGCCGAGGCGGTCGCGGCCCTGCCCGAGGGGCTCACCCTGGTCACCGGCACGGAGCTGTCGTGCCGGCTCGACGGTGTGGGCCTGCACATGCTGGCGTACCTCTTCGACCCCGACGAGCCCGAGTTCGCGCGCGAGCGCGAGCTGGTGCGCGACGACCGGGTGCCGCGCGCCCGGACCATGGTGCGCACGCTCCAGGAGCTGGGCGTGCCGGTCGAGTGGGAGCACGTCGCGCGGATCGCCGGGGACGGATCGGTCGGGCGGCCGCACATCGCCACCGCACTGGTCGAACTCGGCGTCGTCCCGACCGTCTCCGACGCCTTCACGCCGCAGTGGCTCGCCGACGGCGGACGCGCGCACGCGCAGAAGCACGAGCTCGACCCCTTCGACGCGATCCGGCTGGTCAAGGCCGCCGGCGGCGTCACCGTCCTCGCCCACCCCGCCGCCGTCAAACGCGGCAGGGTGGTCTCCGAGTCCTCGATCGCGGAGCTGGCCGCCGCCGGGCTCGACGGCATCGAGGTCGACCACATGGACCACGACGAACCGACCAGGGCCCGGCTGCGCGGGCTCGCCCGCGAGCTGGGGCTGCTGACCACCGGGTCGAGCGACTACCACGGCAGCCGCAAGACCGTACGGCTCGGCGAGAACGCCACCGACCCCGAGATCTACGGCGAGATCACCCGGCGCGCCACGGGGGCCTTCCCGGTGCCGGGAGCCGGCGGACCGCTCGCCCCGTAA